CTTTGGTGATCTGGCGGCATTGGAAGCGATCACAAAGGCATTTGGCCCGCGCATTGCAGCGGTGCTGCTGGAGCCGATCCAGGGGGAAAGTGGCGTACTGCCTGCACCACCGGGTTACCTGCGAGCCCTGCGCGACCACTGCACAGGCCATGGCTGGCTGATGATGCTGGACGAAATCCAGACCGGCATCGGCCGCACTGGCACCTGGTTCGCCTTCCAGCATGAAGGCATCGTCCCGGACGTGATGACCCTGGCCAAAGGCCTGGGCAATGGTGTGCCGATCGGCGCGTGCCTGGCTCGGTCCGCGGTGGCCCAACTGTTCACGCCGGGCAGTCATGGCAGCACCTTTGGTGGCAACCCGTTGGCGTGTCGTGTGGGGTGCACCGTGCTGGACATCATCGAGGAGCAAGGTTTGCTACAGAACGCCGCGCAACAGGGCGAGCGCCTGCTGGCGCGGTTGCGCGTGGAGTTGAGTGAACATCCGCAGGTCCTGGCGATTCGTGGCCAGGGGCTGATGATTGGTATTGAGTTGGCCAGCCCTTATCGGGACCTGGCTCAGCGCGCCGCTCAGGAACACGGGCTGCTGATCAACGTCACGCGGGGCAAAATCATTCGCTTGCTGCCGCCGCTGACCTTGGATGCCAAGGAGGTCGAGATGATCGTGCGGGCCATTACTCGGTTGCTGGCGTAGGGCCGTTGAGCCATTCCTGGTTCAGGGTCTCGGTATCGCCCAGGTATTCCAACAGCCAGGCCATGGCCGGGGACAGCTTGTTCTGCGCCCAGGCCACACACGACGGGCTGGCCGGAAACGGCCGGCTCAATTGCAGTGCCACCAACTCACCGCGCTCGACCCACGGCAACACTTGATGCGCCGGCGCCATGCCGACGCACAGGCCGTCGCGCAGGCAATCGATGGCAGACGCCCAATTGGGCACCACCAGGCGTCGCTGGTTATCCAATGTCCACGTGTCGCGCTTGGGCAGGTTGCGCGAGGTGTCGGTCATGCACAGCGAGGCGAAAGGGCGCAGTTGATCGTCACTCAGTAACCCTTCGACGCTGGCCAGCGGGTGTCGCGCGCTGACCACGCACAGCCAGTTCAACAAGCCCATGTCGCGGAAAGTGAAGTGACTGGCCACCGGCACGGCGCTGGTCGCGCCGATCACGATGTCGGTGCGTTCATCGGCCAGGGCATCCCATACGCCGTTGTACACCTCGTACTCCAGCAACAGCTCGACCTCAGGAAATTGTCGATAGAAGTCCAGCACCAACTGCCGACAGCGCTGAGGTTTGACGATGGAATCCACGGCCACCTTCAACTGGCCGCTCCAGCCGTTGGCGACCTGCTGGCATAGGCGTCGGGTGCCGAGCATTTTTTTCATCACGCCACGGGCTTCGTCGATAAACAGGCGGCCAGCGGGCGTCAGTTCCACATCCCGGTGGCGCCGCACAAATAGCGGCACTGCCAACCATTCTTCCAGCTGGCGCACGGTATAGCTGACGGCTGACGGCACGCGATGCAGTTCCTGAGCGGCGGCGCTGAAACTGCCATGGCGCGCCACGGCATCGACCACATCCAGGGAATATTCTGACCACATGGTAGCTGCCTTCAAATTTATTGATAAGAGTGTCCAATTATTATCGCTTCACACAGAAACTGTCAGCTTCATAATGGGCGCCAGTCAGCAAATAGTTTGATGGCAGGATTAACAAGGCTTCAATGAAAAATTCTTTCGGTTTCACTTGGTATCTGGCCGGGCTGAGCATGCTCGGTTACCTCGCCATGGACATGTACTTGCCGGCATTCGGCGCCATGGGCGAACAGTTGCAGATAGGCGCAGGCGCGGTAGGCGCCAGCTTGAGTATTTTCCTCGCCGGCTTTGCGGTGGGGCAGTTGTTGTGGGGGCCATTGTCCGACCGCCTGGGGCGCAAGCCCGTCCTGCTCGCCGGTTTGAGCCTGTTTGTACTGGGCTGCGCGGGGATGTTCTGGGTCGAGACCGCCCCGCAGTTGCTGGCGCTGCGTTTTGTCCAGGCGATTGGCGTGTGTTCCGCCGCCGTCAGTTGGCAGGCGTTGGTGATCGACCGCTACCCGGGCCGACAAGG
The genomic region above belongs to Pseudomonas azotoformans and contains:
- a CDS encoding aspartate aminotransferase family protein, whose translation is MTAACLMTTYQPLALSFTRGLGTRLWDQQGREYLDAVAGVAVTNVGHSHPRLVTAISEQAGLLLHTSNLYSIDWQQRLAQRLSQLSGLDRAFFNNSGAEANETALKLARLHGWKKGIEEPLVVVMENAFHGRTLGTMAASDGPSVRLGFQRLPGDFLKVRFGDLAALEAITKAFGPRIAAVLLEPIQGESGVLPAPPGYLRALRDHCTGHGWLMMLDEIQTGIGRTGTWFAFQHEGIVPDVMTLAKGLGNGVPIGACLARSAVAQLFTPGSHGSTFGGNPLACRVGCTVLDIIEEQGLLQNAAQQGERLLARLRVELSEHPQVLAIRGQGLMIGIELASPYRDLAQRAAQEHGLLINVTRGKIIRLLPPLTLDAKEVEMIVRAITRLLA
- the punR gene encoding DNA-binding transcriptional activator PunR: MWSEYSLDVVDAVARHGSFSAAAQELHRVPSAVSYTVRQLEEWLAVPLFVRRHRDVELTPAGRLFIDEARGVMKKMLGTRRLCQQVANGWSGQLKVAVDSIVKPQRCRQLVLDFYRQFPEVELLLEYEVYNGVWDALADERTDIVIGATSAVPVASHFTFRDMGLLNWLCVVSARHPLASVEGLLSDDQLRPFASLCMTDTSRNLPKRDTWTLDNQRRLVVPNWASAIDCLRDGLCVGMAPAHQVLPWVERGELVALQLSRPFPASPSCVAWAQNKLSPAMAWLLEYLGDTETLNQEWLNGPTPATE